One region of Enterobacter ludwigii genomic DNA includes:
- a CDS encoding ABC transporter substrate-binding protein: MRKLLLSAVLVSLALGLAGCDDAKNKETNTPSAAKSDAPKEGGSLIIGITSGDPLAVNPLYASDRTTLTIMQALYAPLYSFNNGNIEWGLAESLTPSADNLSYTLTLKPNLKWQDGQPLTADDVVFTFNKLLDAKQHSFFRSMFTWGGKPVEVSKVDDRTVKFTLPQVSAAFTGTLVQIYPIPQHVFAGEGDLEKSSKNDAPVGSGPFKFKEYRAGQYYALTRFDDYWNGKAKLDSVTYRFAKDSNAANLALQNGEINLKMVDPQDVNRLKNTGKFDFVVYPEGRLAYMTFNQNVPVMKSKELRQAIAYAINKDELTQTAFTSLDYAKPATSFLTPDTLYKTDDVEQYKFDLQKAKDLLKTSGAPGNIKLRLAYVNTNKTQESMALYIQQALKGIGVSVELMPLDSNAMSQRSLDMNNTAWELNLGGYIMGSEPDGYKSLFMSNEAYNYAHYKNPQFDALWDKGAVETDAAKRADIYEQIQQTVANDMTYYPIAYTNATVAVDKRFGGTQEAEPKPVYLFQDLSKIYQK; this comes from the coding sequence ATGCGCAAGCTTCTGTTATCGGCAGTGCTGGTTTCGCTCGCGTTAGGCCTGGCTGGCTGTGATGATGCGAAAAATAAAGAGACAAATACGCCCTCAGCGGCAAAAAGCGACGCGCCGAAAGAGGGTGGTTCGCTGATTATTGGTATAACCTCCGGAGACCCGTTAGCCGTTAATCCTCTCTATGCCAGCGACCGTACCACGTTAACGATCATGCAGGCACTCTATGCCCCGCTGTATAGCTTTAATAACGGCAACATTGAGTGGGGTCTGGCGGAAAGCCTGACGCCCTCCGCCGACAATCTGAGTTATACCCTGACGTTAAAACCCAACCTGAAATGGCAGGACGGCCAGCCGCTGACGGCGGACGACGTGGTCTTTACGTTCAATAAGCTGCTGGATGCCAAACAGCATAGCTTCTTCCGCAGCATGTTTACCTGGGGCGGCAAGCCCGTTGAGGTGAGCAAGGTTGACGACCGCACCGTTAAGTTCACGTTACCGCAGGTCAGTGCGGCCTTTACCGGCACTCTGGTACAGATCTACCCGATCCCGCAGCACGTGTTCGCCGGTGAAGGCGATCTGGAAAAGAGCAGCAAAAACGATGCGCCAGTGGGTTCTGGCCCGTTCAAATTCAAAGAGTACCGCGCCGGACAATATTACGCCCTGACCCGTTTCGATGATTACTGGAACGGCAAAGCGAAGCTTGATTCGGTCACCTACCGTTTCGCCAAAGACAGTAACGCCGCCAACCTTGCGCTGCAAAACGGTGAAATCAACCTCAAGATGGTTGATCCGCAGGATGTGAATCGCCTGAAAAATACCGGGAAGTTTGACTTTGTGGTCTATCCGGAAGGCCGTTTGGCCTATATGACGTTCAACCAGAACGTGCCGGTGATGAAGAGCAAAGAACTGCGACAGGCCATTGCGTATGCCATCAACAAAGATGAGCTAACCCAGACCGCGTTTACCTCGCTTGACTACGCTAAACCGGCGACGTCCTTCCTGACGCCCGATACGCTTTACAAGACGGATGACGTTGAACAGTACAAATTCGATCTGCAAAAAGCCAAAGACCTGCTGAAGACGTCCGGCGCGCCGGGCAACATCAAGCTGCGCCTGGCGTATGTGAACACCAACAAAACCCAGGAGAGCATGGCGCTCTATATTCAGCAGGCGCTGAAGGGCATTGGGGTGAGCGTGGAGCTGATGCCGCTGGACTCCAACGCCATGTCTCAGCGCAGTCTCGACATGAACAACACCGCGTGGGAGCTGAACCTGGGCGGCTACATCATGGGCTCCGAGCCGGATGGTTACAAATCGCTGTTCATGAGCAACGAAGCCTATAACTACGCGCACTACAAAAATCCGCAGTTTGATGCCCTGTGGGATAAAGGCGCGGTGGAAACCGACGCCGCGAAACGTGCCGATATCTACGAGCAAATTCAGCAGACGGTGGCGAATGACATGACGTACTACCCGATTGCCTACACCAATGCGACCGTCGCGGTGGACAAGCGTTTCGGCGGCACCCAGGAGGCAGAGCCGAAACCAGTCTACCTCTTCCAGGATCTGTCAAAAATCTATCAGAAATAA
- the yghU gene encoding glutathione-dependent disulfide-bond oxidoreductase, whose product MSDNTYQPPKVWEWKKNNGGAFANINRPISGATHEKELPVGSHPLQLYSLGTPNGQKVTIMLEELLALGVTGAEYDAWLIRIGEGDQFSSGFVEVNPNSKIPALRDHSTTPPTRVFESGSILLYLAEKFGHFLPKDPAGRTETLNWLFWLQGAAPFLGGGFGHFYNYAPVKIEYAIDRFTMEAKRLFDVLDKQLARGRYVAGEEYTIADMAIWPWFGCVALGSVYNAADFLDAEKYINVQRWAKDIAHRPAVKRGRIVNRTSGELNEQLHERHAASDFETNTEDKRQA is encoded by the coding sequence ATGTCAGACAACACTTATCAGCCACCGAAAGTGTGGGAATGGAAAAAGAACAACGGCGGTGCATTCGCCAACATCAACCGTCCGATTTCCGGTGCAACGCATGAGAAAGAGCTCCCTGTGGGTTCTCATCCGCTACAGCTCTACTCCCTGGGCACACCGAACGGTCAGAAAGTAACGATTATGCTCGAAGAGCTGCTGGCGCTGGGCGTGACGGGCGCCGAGTACGACGCATGGTTGATCCGCATCGGCGAAGGCGATCAGTTCTCCAGCGGGTTTGTAGAGGTGAACCCGAACTCAAAAATACCCGCGCTGCGCGATCACTCCACGACTCCGCCGACGCGCGTATTTGAATCCGGCAGCATTCTGCTTTACCTGGCAGAAAAATTTGGTCACTTCCTGCCAAAAGATCCGGCAGGCCGCACGGAAACCCTGAACTGGTTGTTCTGGCTGCAAGGGGCCGCCCCGTTCCTCGGCGGCGGGTTTGGCCACTTCTACAACTATGCTCCGGTGAAAATTGAATATGCGATTGACCGCTTCACCATGGAAGCCAAACGCCTGTTCGACGTGCTGGATAAACAGCTGGCGCGCGGCCGTTACGTGGCCGGTGAGGAATACACCATCGCGGATATGGCAATCTGGCCGTGGTTTGGCTGCGTCGCGCTGGGCAGCGTGTATAACGCCGCCGACTTCCTGGACGCGGAGAAGTACATCAACGTTCAGCGCTGGGCAAAAGACATTGCGCATCGCCCAGCAGTGAAGCGCGGACGCATCGTTAACCGCACCAGCGGCGAGTTGAACGAGCAGCTTCACGAACGCCACGCGGCGAGTGACTTCGAGACAAATACCGAAGACAAACGTCAGGCGTGA
- a CDS encoding glycine zipper family protein, producing MKLIKTTLVISALIFSTSGMAIDKTAAGAVAGAAIGAATGKDLKSTVGGAVVGAGTGAMFKNGEKGKDARKGGAVGAAVGAGAAAVTGKSVLKGAAVGAGTGALIGEATH from the coding sequence ATGAAACTCATTAAAACAACGCTGGTTATCAGCGCTCTCATTTTTTCTACCTCGGGAATGGCCATCGACAAAACCGCTGCCGGCGCGGTAGCAGGTGCGGCCATTGGCGCAGCCACGGGCAAAGATCTGAAATCAACCGTTGGCGGTGCCGTCGTTGGCGCTGGCACGGGGGCGATGTTCAAAAACGGCGAAAAAGGCAAAGACGCGCGTAAAGGTGGTGCGGTAGGTGCTGCCGTGGGCGCAGGTGCCGCGGCGGTTACCGGCAAGAGCGTGCTGAAAGGTGCGGCGGTTGGTGCGGGTACAGGCGCGCTGATTGGTGAAGCGACGCACTAG
- a CDS encoding alpha/beta hydrolase: MPLDKNIADFLAASSGAPQPASLADLRAATEVDLLRLQGEEETGCGIQHYVVIADDGYAIGLRAYTPAASNAEIVLPAMLFAHGGGWYLGSLALYDRPCQALANATGRKILSVDYRLAPEFPFPRPLEDVYQALCWASEQAALLGIDATRLAVGGDSAGGNLAAATALLARGRGGPHIEHQLLLYPALSREMSSQSYCEFAEGYYLTRDAMVFCWENYLGECRHPYAEPLHMASLRGLPPATILSCEYDPLRDEAEEYALRLEEAGVPVRCERLPGMVHACMHMSGLTPAARRLFERACI, encoded by the coding sequence GTGCCGCTTGATAAAAACATTGCTGACTTTCTGGCTGCGTCATCGGGCGCGCCGCAACCGGCGTCGTTAGCCGACCTGCGTGCCGCCACCGAAGTGGATTTGTTGCGGCTACAGGGTGAGGAGGAAACAGGTTGCGGCATTCAACATTACGTTGTTATCGCTGATGATGGTTACGCTATCGGTCTTCGCGCGTATACGCCTGCTGCCTCAAACGCTGAAATCGTTCTGCCTGCAATGCTCTTTGCTCACGGCGGCGGATGGTATCTGGGCTCGCTGGCGCTGTACGATCGGCCCTGTCAGGCACTGGCCAATGCTACTGGTCGGAAAATACTCTCCGTTGATTACCGTCTGGCACCGGAGTTCCCCTTCCCAAGGCCGTTAGAAGATGTTTATCAGGCACTGTGCTGGGCCAGTGAACAGGCCGCGCTTTTGGGGATAGATGCGACCCGTCTGGCGGTGGGCGGCGACAGTGCTGGCGGCAATCTTGCTGCCGCGACAGCTCTGCTGGCCCGGGGTCGCGGCGGACCTCACATTGAGCATCAGTTGCTGCTCTACCCGGCGTTAAGTCGCGAAATGTCGTCCCAAAGCTATTGTGAATTTGCTGAAGGTTATTATTTAACGCGTGATGCGATGGTGTTTTGCTGGGAGAACTATCTGGGAGAATGTCGTCATCCTTATGCCGAGCCGCTGCATATGGCCTCGCTGAGGGGGTTACCGCCAGCAACCATCCTGAGTTGTGAATATGATCCCTTGCGCGATGAGGCTGAAGAGTATGCTCTGCGGCTTGAGGAGGCGGGGGTGCCAGTACGCTGTGAACGGTTGCCGGGAATGGTGCATGCCTGCATGCATATGTCAGGGTTAACGCCAGCCGCGCGTCGGTTGTTCGAACGGGCTTGTATCTAA
- a CDS encoding alpha/beta hydrolase, producing MEQQYGEIAHADLRAEHVYTKVNGQRIHCVVAGKGQPVLLIPGWPQTWYTWRYVLQALAAAGFQAIAVDPPGIVESDKPRDGYDTGRVGAMLHTMMVQLGHARYSIVGHDIGMWVGYAMASDFPQAIERLVLTEAVIPGLAPPPPIFVAPEENIFLWHFMFNQLADLPETLTSGRESQYLSYIFDRWSHRRERVAAEVYIAAYSTPGGLRAGFDYYRAIPETIRQNQRRAQTPLTMPVLTVGAEHATRDAPLITLQGNAIDLRGETVADCGHFITEECHEAFIGLIVPFLSEDTDRAA from the coding sequence ATGGAACAACAATACGGTGAGATCGCGCACGCGGATCTCAGGGCAGAACACGTCTATACGAAAGTGAACGGACAGCGCATCCACTGCGTCGTGGCGGGAAAAGGACAACCGGTATTGCTGATACCGGGCTGGCCGCAGACCTGGTATACCTGGCGCTATGTCCTTCAGGCGCTGGCGGCGGCGGGTTTTCAGGCGATAGCGGTCGACCCTCCGGGCATTGTTGAGTCAGATAAACCGCGCGACGGCTATGATACCGGACGTGTCGGTGCCATGCTGCATACCATGATGGTGCAGCTGGGCCATGCGCGTTATAGCATAGTGGGTCACGATATCGGCATGTGGGTTGGTTATGCCATGGCAAGCGATTTTCCTCAGGCGATAGAAAGACTTGTGCTGACAGAAGCGGTTATCCCTGGACTGGCACCACCACCGCCGATTTTTGTCGCACCGGAAGAGAACATCTTTCTCTGGCACTTCATGTTCAATCAACTGGCGGATCTACCCGAAACCCTGACCAGCGGGCGCGAATCACAGTATCTCAGCTATATTTTCGACCGCTGGTCTCATCGACGTGAACGGGTTGCCGCAGAGGTGTATATCGCCGCCTATTCAACACCCGGCGGGCTGCGTGCGGGCTTCGACTATTATCGCGCTATCCCGGAAACCATCCGGCAGAACCAGCGCCGTGCGCAAACACCTTTAACCATGCCGGTGTTAACGGTGGGGGCCGAACATGCGACGCGCGATGCGCCGTTGATAACCCTACAGGGCAATGCCATTGATTTGCGTGGCGAGACGGTGGCGGACTGCGGGCATTTTATTACCGAAGAGTGTCATGAGGCGTTTATTGGGCTAATCGTACCCTTTCTCTCAGAGGACACCGATCGTGCCGCTTGA
- a CDS encoding sugar phosphate isomerase/epimerase: protein MKTLKGPSLHLAQFSDDAAPFNNLPAIARWAAETGFSALQIPVWDRRLFDVATAAESQTYCDDLTGMLAEHGLVVSELTSHIFGQLMAVHPAYDSLCDSFAPPEVHGNPLARGEWAQQQLLMAVKASARLGLSDLGTFSGSLAWPYLFPFPQRPEGLIETAFDELARRWMPVLNACDEQGINLCYEIHPSEDLHDGVTFEMFYQRVKEHPRCRILFDPSHMVLQQLNYLEFIDIYKDMINMFHVKDAEFNPTGRQGIYGGYQSWVDRAGRFRSLGDGQVDFRAIFSKLTQYDYAGWATLEWECCLKNPLDGAREGAAFIRDHIIHITDKVFDDFAGAPVNPQQINALLGIR from the coding sequence ATGAAAACCCTCAAAGGTCCCTCTCTCCATCTGGCTCAGTTCAGCGATGATGCGGCCCCATTCAATAATTTGCCTGCGATAGCCCGGTGGGCGGCGGAAACGGGGTTTAGCGCTCTGCAAATCCCGGTATGGGATCGCCGTCTCTTCGACGTGGCGACGGCGGCAGAAAGCCAGACCTACTGCGACGATCTGACCGGTATGCTGGCGGAGCATGGCCTGGTGGTGAGTGAGCTGACCAGCCACATCTTCGGCCAACTGATGGCGGTACATCCTGCTTACGACAGCTTATGCGACAGCTTTGCGCCGCCGGAAGTCCACGGCAACCCACTGGCCCGCGGCGAATGGGCACAGCAACAGCTGCTGATGGCGGTCAAGGCCTCTGCCAGGCTTGGACTCAGCGATCTGGGTACCTTCTCTGGCTCGCTGGCGTGGCCCTATTTGTTCCCGTTCCCGCAGCGCCCGGAAGGGTTAATTGAAACCGCCTTTGACGAGCTGGCCAGGCGCTGGATGCCGGTGCTTAACGCCTGTGACGAGCAGGGTATTAACCTCTGCTATGAGATCCACCCGAGCGAAGATCTGCATGATGGGGTGACGTTTGAAATGTTTTATCAAAGGGTGAAAGAGCATCCCCGCTGCCGGATACTTTTCGACCCCAGCCACATGGTGCTACAGCAGCTTAACTATCTGGAGTTTATTGATATTTATAAGGACATGATCAACATGTTCCACGTCAAAGACGCTGAATTTAATCCGACCGGGCGTCAGGGTATTTATGGTGGCTATCAGTCGTGGGTCGATCGTGCAGGACGTTTTCGCTCATTAGGTGACGGTCAGGTGGATTTCAGGGCTATTTTCTCGAAGCTGACTCAATACGATTATGCCGGCTGGGCAACCCTGGAATGGGAGTGCTGTCTGAAAAATCCGCTGGATGGTGCCAGAGAAGGTGCTGCGTTCATCCGCGACCATATTATTCACATCACCGATAAAGTCTTCGATGATTTCGCCGGTGCGCCAGTTAACCCTCAGCAAATCAACGCATTACTCGGCATTCGCTAA
- a CDS encoding TetR/AcrR family transcriptional regulator: MAGRPRQFDRDQALIKARNLFWRQGYEGTSMSDLVAELGIASARIYKAFGSKEQLFREAIADYEKQEGGFADRALSAGGNVRDTIQTLLMDAVHLYCHPDLPQGCMVVASAASVSAENETLKTWLAQHRLQRTQQIIDRLHQAVHNGELPDTTDAESLGDYFAVFLHGLSVQARDGVPESRLQAAVKQALSLLPHC, translated from the coding sequence ATGGCAGGCAGACCGCGCCAGTTCGATCGTGACCAGGCGCTTATCAAAGCGCGCAACCTGTTCTGGCGACAGGGTTATGAAGGAACCTCAATGTCGGATCTGGTGGCAGAGCTGGGGATTGCATCGGCACGGATTTACAAGGCGTTCGGTTCAAAAGAGCAGCTCTTTCGGGAAGCTATCGCCGATTACGAAAAACAGGAAGGCGGTTTTGCGGATCGGGCCTTATCCGCAGGGGGCAACGTGCGGGATACCATCCAGACGCTGTTAATGGATGCGGTTCACCTGTACTGCCATCCGGATTTGCCGCAAGGATGTATGGTGGTGGCCTCTGCAGCCAGCGTCAGTGCGGAAAATGAAACGCTCAAAACCTGGCTGGCACAGCATCGCCTGCAGCGTACGCAGCAGATCATCGATCGTCTCCACCAGGCAGTGCATAACGGTGAACTGCCGGATACGACCGATGCAGAGAGTCTGGGAGACTATTTTGCCGTCTTTTTACATGGTTTGTCGGTGCAGGCCAGAGACGGTGTTCCTGAATCTCGTTTGCAGGCGGCGGTTAAGCAAGCGCTTAGCCTGCTGCCGCATTGCTGA
- a CDS encoding methyl-accepting chemotaxis protein, with translation MNMLRNFTIRFVMLTILGIFCLMWAGVGLYSTWSLSRVSDGNDVDRQLVKQMTVLSQGNDQYFRFVTRLSRAMEVKAAGGTPDLASAQQALDNMGKKLAEMKAISPGPMDEQISAQVIGTWQALLDQGITPQMQQAKLETLDGYRQQANNVTPPLSRAFGAAAENFNNAAAKALDSTRVVVDNLTSMTRTVIITATIIGLLILLFTDRYLVAMLVKPLDRIRQQFRQIAQGDLSQPIEPFGRNCVGQLVPLLSAMQDSLREAVSTIRSGSENIWRGATEISSGNNDLSSRTEEQAAALEETAASMEQLTATVKLNAESARQASQLADVASTTASRGGSLVEEVVTTMSGISESSKKIAEITNVINSIAFQTNILALNAAVEAARAGEQGRGFAVVAGEVRNLASRSANAAKEIEGLIADSVTRVEQGAQLVGDTGTTMDAILRDVTEVTTIMKQIASASEEQSKGISQVGIAITQMDGVTQQNASLVEEVSAAASALERQTEELQRSVQKFRLTA, from the coding sequence ATGAATATGCTCCGTAATTTCACGATCCGCTTCGTCATGCTGACGATTCTCGGGATCTTTTGTTTAATGTGGGCGGGTGTTGGCCTGTACAGTACCTGGTCCCTTTCGCGTGTTTCGGATGGCAATGACGTGGATCGTCAACTGGTCAAACAGATGACGGTACTCAGTCAGGGCAACGATCAGTATTTCCGCTTTGTGACCCGTTTGAGCCGTGCGATGGAAGTCAAAGCCGCAGGCGGCACGCCGGATTTGGCCTCTGCCCAACAGGCACTGGATAACATGGGTAAGAAACTGGCCGAGATGAAAGCGATCTCGCCAGGACCAATGGACGAACAGATTTCTGCTCAGGTCATCGGTACCTGGCAGGCGTTGCTTGATCAAGGTATCACGCCGCAAATGCAGCAGGCGAAGCTGGAGACTCTGGATGGCTATCGCCAGCAGGCCAATAACGTTACCCCGCCGCTAAGCCGTGCGTTTGGTGCTGCTGCCGAGAACTTTAACAACGCGGCCGCGAAGGCGCTCGACAGCACCCGCGTGGTGGTGGACAACCTGACCAGCATGACGCGTACGGTGATTATCACCGCCACTATTATCGGCCTGCTGATCCTGCTTTTCACCGACCGCTACCTGGTCGCGATGCTGGTCAAACCGCTGGACCGCATTCGCCAGCAGTTCCGCCAGATTGCCCAGGGCGATCTCAGTCAGCCAATTGAACCCTTCGGCCGCAACTGTGTGGGGCAGTTGGTTCCTCTGTTGAGCGCGATGCAGGACAGTCTGCGCGAAGCGGTCAGCACTATCCGCTCCGGCAGTGAAAATATCTGGCGCGGTGCGACGGAAATCTCCAGCGGTAATAACGATCTCTCTTCCCGTACCGAAGAGCAGGCTGCTGCGCTGGAAGAGACGGCTGCCAGCATGGAACAACTGACTGCAACCGTGAAACTGAATGCGGAAAGCGCGCGTCAGGCAAGCCAACTGGCAGATGTGGCATCGACCACCGCCAGCCGTGGCGGCTCGCTGGTGGAGGAAGTGGTGACCACCATGAGCGGCATTTCTGAAAGCTCGAAGAAAATTGCTGAAATCACTAACGTCATCAACAGCATTGCCTTCCAGACCAACATTCTGGCACTCAATGCGGCCGTTGAAGCGGCGCGCGCGGGTGAGCAGGGGCGCGGTTTCGCCGTGGTGGCAGGTGAAGTCCGTAACCTGGCAAGCCGCAGCGCCAATGCGGCAAAGGAAATTGAGGGGCTGATTGCCGACTCCGTTACCCGCGTAGAGCAGGGCGCGCAGCTGGTGGGCGACACCGGCACCACGATGGATGCGATTTTGCGCGACGTGACGGAGGTGACAACCATTATGAAACAGATCGCCTCAGCTTCTGAGGAACAAAGTAAGGGTATTTCTCAGGTCGGTATTGCCATTACGCAGATGGACGGCGTTACCCAGCAGAACGCCTCGCTGGTGGAGGAGGTTTCTGCAGCGGCTTCTGCACTGGAACGCCAGACCGAAGAGCTTCAGCGCTCGGTGCAGAAATTCCGTCTCACCGCATAA
- a CDS encoding aldo/keto reductase, translating into MSWNPDPARYENMQYRYCGKSGLRLPALSLGLWHSFGHVHPLESQRALLRKAFDLGITHFDLANNYGPPAGSAEENFGRLLREDFSAYRDELIISTKAGYDMWSGPYGSGGSRKYLLASLDQSLKRMGLEYVDIFYSHRVDENTPMEETAAALAHAVLSGKALYIGISSYSTERTQKMADLLREWKIPLLIHQPSYNLLNRWVDNTGLLDTLKQNGTGCIAFTPLAQGLLTGKYLNGIPEDSRMQREGKKVRGLTEKMLTEANLNSLRLLSEMAHVRGQTMAQMALSWLLKDERVTSVLIGASRPAQIEENVRALDNLHFSEDELERIDRHVADGELNLWQASSDK; encoded by the coding sequence ATGTCCTGGAACCCTGACCCCGCCCGCTATGAAAATATGCAGTACCGCTACTGCGGAAAAAGCGGCTTGCGCCTGCCAGCACTATCGCTTGGTTTGTGGCATAGCTTTGGCCACGTACACCCTCTCGAATCCCAGCGCGCGCTGCTGCGCAAAGCCTTCGATCTCGGCATTACTCATTTCGATCTCGCCAATAACTACGGCCCTCCGGCAGGCAGCGCGGAAGAGAATTTCGGCCGCCTGCTGCGTGAGGATTTTTCCGCGTATCGCGACGAACTGATTATCTCCACTAAAGCGGGTTACGACATGTGGTCGGGGCCGTATGGGTCAGGCGGTTCGCGCAAATATTTGCTTGCCAGTCTCGATCAAAGTCTGAAGCGGATGGGTCTGGAGTATGTTGATATTTTCTATTCCCATCGCGTCGATGAAAATACGCCGATGGAAGAGACTGCGGCGGCACTGGCCCATGCTGTGCTAAGCGGTAAAGCGCTGTATATCGGGATTTCATCCTATTCAACGGAGCGCACCCAGAAAATGGCTGACCTGTTGCGTGAGTGGAAAATTCCGCTGCTTATTCATCAGCCATCCTACAACCTGCTCAACCGCTGGGTAGATAACACCGGCCTGCTGGATACGCTTAAGCAAAACGGGACGGGTTGCATTGCGTTTACCCCGCTGGCGCAGGGGTTGCTTACCGGAAAATACCTGAACGGGATCCCTGAAGATTCTCGCATGCAGCGCGAGGGTAAAAAGGTACGCGGCCTGACGGAAAAAATGCTGACCGAAGCCAATCTCAACAGCCTGCGTTTGCTGAGTGAAATGGCGCATGTCCGTGGACAGACGATGGCGCAGATGGCACTGAGCTGGTTGCTCAAGGATGAACGCGTTACCTCAGTGCTGATCGGTGCAAGTCGCCCGGCCCAGATCGAAGAAAACGTTCGGGCCCTGGATAACCTGCACTTCAGCGAAGATGAGCTGGAAAGGATTGATCGACATGTTGCGGACGGGGAGTTGAACCTGTGGCAGGCATCATCGGATAAATAG
- a CDS encoding TIGR00645 family protein codes for MERFFENAMYASRWILAPVYFGLSLALIALTIKFFQEIWHVLPNIFSIAEADLILVLLSLVDMTLVGGLLVMVMFSGYENFVSQLDIDERKEKLSWLGKMDASSLKNKVAASIVAISSIHLLRVFMDAKNVPDNKLMWYVIIHLTFVLSAFVMGYLDKISKK; via the coding sequence ATGGAACGCTTTTTTGAAAATGCCATGTACGCCTCTCGCTGGATACTGGCTCCCGTCTATTTTGGCCTTTCGCTGGCGCTTATCGCTCTGACGATTAAGTTCTTTCAGGAAATCTGGCATGTTCTGCCGAACATTTTTTCCATTGCCGAAGCGGATTTGATTCTGGTTCTGCTGTCGCTGGTAGATATGACCCTGGTGGGCGGACTGCTGGTGATGGTGATGTTCTCTGGCTACGAAAATTTTGTCTCCCAGCTTGATATCGACGAGCGTAAAGAGAAGCTCAGCTGGCTGGGCAAAATGGATGCTTCATCGCTGAAGAACAAAGTGGCCGCGTCGATTGTGGCAATCTCCTCTATCCACCTGTTACGCGTATTTATGGACGCGAAAAATGTCCCGGATAACAAACTGATGTGGTACGTCATTATCCATCTGACGTTTGTGTTGTCTGCATTTGTGATGGGGTATCTGGATAAGATCAGTAAGAAGTAA
- a CDS encoding RNA helicase, producing the protein MNSIFFTVITLLLLTAGVLLLMQEFNKTKVSKDASEPPQPERMTKEEGEDHFSVLMNSVTPVWYWRVNHEYIDFLHATIKRMKMSEINDTPGLFEAQRRCSDLNSAVYKYYDNIKKRCLNGEKVSYSDLDVLNLRQCFREFSLEAYPELVALVWPEYARPEVNPDNV; encoded by the coding sequence ATGAACAGCATCTTTTTTACGGTCATCACATTACTATTACTGACCGCTGGTGTTCTTTTATTGATGCAGGAATTCAATAAAACGAAAGTGTCGAAGGACGCCAGTGAACCTCCACAACCTGAACGGATGACAAAAGAGGAAGGGGAAGATCATTTCTCTGTATTGATGAACTCAGTAACGCCTGTTTGGTACTGGCGGGTGAACCATGAATATATCGACTTTTTACACGCGACAATTAAACGCATGAAAATGTCGGAAATTAATGATACGCCCGGACTGTTTGAGGCACAGCGTCGCTGCAGCGACCTGAATTCAGCAGTGTATAAATATTATGATAATATCAAAAAACGCTGTCTGAACGGTGAGAAAGTATCATATTCTGACCTCGACGTATTAAATCTGCGTCAGTGCTTTCGTGAGTTCAGTCTGGAAGCCTATCCTGAGCTGGTGGCGCTTGTCTGGCCTGAGTACGCACGTCCGGAGGTTAACCCGGATAACGTCTGA
- a CDS encoding cytoplasmic protein: MKEIKNNDVYLTLDDKKSDEFILKQNLDALRKTKNDEMTRITQDLVSIPATLVRLKWQNRREIYPLQVKEEIYGAVLNAIIEQRPELKEKVLGRLEANYQYLLAREIATLRLTRKLSDGEYRTSNVTCVALDEDALASHPTAPASTDTKK, encoded by the coding sequence GTGAAAGAAATTAAAAATAACGACGTTTATTTGACTTTAGATGATAAAAAAAGTGATGAATTTATCTTAAAGCAAAATCTCGACGCGCTGAGAAAGACAAAAAATGACGAGATGACGCGTATAACACAAGATTTGGTATCGATCCCGGCGACGCTGGTGCGTCTGAAATGGCAGAATCGCCGTGAAATTTACCCGCTACAGGTCAAAGAAGAAATTTACGGTGCCGTGTTGAATGCCATCATCGAGCAGCGTCCAGAGCTGAAAGAGAAGGTGCTGGGACGTCTTGAGGCCAATTATCAGTATCTGCTTGCCAGAGAAATCGCCACCCTGCGTCTGACGCGCAAGCTGTCAGACGGTGAGTACCGTACCTCAAACGTCACCTGCGTGGCGCTTGATGAGGACGCGCTGGCTTCTCACCCGACCGCTCCTGCATCCACTGATACAAAAAAATAA